A stretch of Synergistes jonesii DNA encodes these proteins:
- the cas4 gene encoding CRISPR-associated protein Cas4, producing MEFSEKSAIGGTLLWYYSICRREVWLMARKIVPEERNEDIAIGRLIDQNSYSREKHQISFRDNKIDFLQQKDGMLVVSEIKKSSRAEKASMLQLAHYLYELEKEGFAASGVLLYPKEKKRTEVVLTDALRRQLDAAYAEIEKISASETPPSLTKCKYCAKCAYGEYCWS from the coding sequence ATGGAATTTTCTGAGAAAAGCGCTATAGGCGGGACTTTGCTGTGGTATTACAGTATTTGCCGCAGAGAAGTATGGCTCATGGCGAGAAAAATTGTCCCTGAAGAAAGAAACGAAGATATCGCCATAGGCCGCCTTATCGACCAGAACAGCTATTCGAGAGAAAAGCATCAGATATCTTTTAGGGACAATAAAATCGATTTTCTTCAGCAAAAAGACGGAATGCTCGTCGTCTCAGAAATCAAAAAGAGCAGCCGCGCAGAAAAAGCGTCGATGCTGCAGCTTGCGCATTATTTATACGAATTGGAAAAAGAGGGATTTGCGGCAAGCGGCGTCTTGCTCTATCCAAAAGAAAAAAAGAGAACGGAGGTTGTCTTAACCGACGCTCTGCGCAGGCAGCTCGACGCGGCGTACGCAGAAATAGAAAAAATATCCGCGTCGGAAACGCCTCCTTCACTAACCAAATGTAAGTACTGCGCAAAATGCGCTTATGGCGAATATTGCTGGAGCTAA